GAAGAAAAGAGGCCGGAGACCCCCAACATTAAAAAGGAAGAGGCTGAGATTCCAGTGACTGTcattgtgaagagtgaagatgatgaagaaggTAATGGAGACCACTTTGGAGGATCCCAAGGagacggcctcttagctccactctCAGAGAGTGACGACATAACGGCACACTCTTCTAACACGGATAATGACAAACGCTCCAAAGGTGATAGGACATGTCACACTGGCAAAAAACACATGAGAATGCTCATTGCGGAGAAACCTTTTGACTGTTCAGTTTGTGGCATAAGATTCCTTCATAAGACACATTTGAGCAAACACGCAATAACGCACATtagagagaaacctttttcctgctcagtttgtggtaaaggaTTCACCCGTAAGGCACATTTGAAAGGCCAcataagaacacacactggggagaaaccttttgcctgttcagtCTGCAATTTAAGTTTCAGTGAACGTTCAGGATTGGTTCAACACACGAGAACCCATACTGGGGAGAAACCCTActcatgctcagtttgtgacaaaagattcaCTCAAATAGCTGCTTTGATATCACACagaagaacgcacactggggagaaacagTTTTCATGCTccatttgtggtaaaagattctctcaaAGATGCAATTTGACaacacacatgagaacacacacaggggaAAAACAGTTTTCATGCTCTGTTTGTGGCAAAAGATTCTCTCAAAGATGCAATTTGACAACACatgcaagaacacacactggtgagaaaccattcAGTTGCAGTGTATGTGATAAAATATTCTCTCAGAAGTATCAGGTTAAgaaacacaagtgtgctggtgagcAAATGAAGCTTTAAATAGCTTTAACAAAGAAAGTTTGAATCTCTGgtaaactaaaaatatatgTGATGCTCAATAAAATATCTTTAAATGGagataatgtttttgttattgttttctttaagtCATTTAAGATTCAGTTTCTTGATTTTAACGTGTAAGCCaagttttcaaaacaaatactgtatataactgaCGTGATTACTGCAATgtttacttacttttttttactgtatctgtacttttacttaattaCAGACTGAGAGTATTTGGCCACCTGTAAATATGATCATTTGTGCTTGTATGGCTTTTTAAGTTATTTAAGATTATTTCAAAGGTCAATCAGTTCACCCAGCCCACCGGATACTTCAAATTGGCCTGACAATGAGCAAAAACTGTCATTTGTTAGTGCTGTAAATATTATCATCTGTGCTCTTATGATTTTTGAGT
This sequence is a window from Phycodurus eques isolate BA_2022a chromosome 2, UOR_Pequ_1.1, whole genome shotgun sequence. Protein-coding genes within it:
- the LOC133418122 gene encoding gastrula zinc finger protein XlCGF17.1-like — protein: MCAKRVKEEYEDELSLTKKEDGRQRQRLDAVFKNHQVVSLRADVSEESIHPEQQEWRSKGERHQPKPTHVKEAEPLVVEEEKRPETPNIKKEEAEIPVTVIVKSEDDEEGNGDHFGGSQGDGLLAPLSESDDITAHSSNTDNDKRSKGDRTCHTGKKHMRMLIAEKPFDCSVCGIRFLHKTHLSKHAITHIREKPFSCSVCGKGFTRKAHLKGHIRTHTGEKPFACSVCNLSFSERSGLVQHTRTHTGEKPYSCSVCDKRFTQIAALISHRRTHTGEKQFSCSICGKRFSQRCNLTTHMRTHTGEKQFSCSVCGKRFSQRCNLTTHARTHTGEKPFSCSVCDKIFSQKYQVKKHKCAGEQMKL